Genomic DNA from Nitrospira sp.:
CTGCCGAAATTTTCGCCCTTGATCGTCACTTTGTCGCCGGGTTTGGCCTCATCCGGCTCGACCTTCCCGATAGAGGGGCGCTTCGATCGATCACAAACCGGATCCTTTTCTAGTTTGGTGGTATCGGACCCCTTGATCGATTCGGTGTTGAACATGGTATAGCCTGCGCCTTCCACCATGGCCCCTTCCTGGGTATGCCCCAATTGAACGGTGGTGAAGCTGGCGCCGAAGGCCACAGCGAAACCGAAAAAAATGGGAAGAGAGATGCGCATAAAAGCCTCCTCTTATGGAGATGATGTCTTGGGAAGCGGTGTATAGGATTCGCCGAGAATCTTTTGACCCTCGTCCGAGAGCGCGAATTGCTCGAATGCCTCCACGAGCGGGTCCGGTTCATTGTTCGAGAGCAATAGGATCGGCCGTCGCAATGGATATCGGCCATCTTTGACGGTCGGTGTTTCCGGTTCGACCTTGTCCACCGGCAAGAGGCGCACCGGGACGCCGGAGGCCACGGCTTCCAGCGCCTGCCCGAGCGACAGATAGGTCACGGCCGAGTTGGGCGGAAGCGTCCCGGCAACCGTCTTGATCACCTTTTCATCTTTCGCGATGACTTTGGTCGTCTCGGGAATCTTGCCGGTGATACCGAGGAGTTGCTCGAAGGCGTCGCGGTTGTTTTCATTGCGTGGCCGGTCGAGGAGGAGGATCTTGGTGTCCGGCCCGCCCAGGTCGGCCCAGAACTTATATTTGCCTGAAAATAGTTCGGCGACTTCCTGTTTGCTGACTTCCTTCGTGAAGTTCGATCGATGGACCATGATGGCAATGCCATCCCAGGCGATCTGAACCGCGCGGTATCCGTTTTCGGAGGTCCCGGTCACAGCGATTTTCGCTTGTTTCGCTTTCAGCATTTCGAGGGGTTTTGAATTGTCGTCCCAGACGACGTCGAGATAGGCACGAGGATTGGCCTTTTCGAAGGCGTGGGCCAGGGACTCCATCACCTGTTGTTCGGGTCCGTGGCCGGCAATCACCATGGTCCCGGCCACCTCGGCCGAGGCCGGCAGTGCACCGAGGAGGACGAGAAACATTGAAACCAGTCCGCTGATACGGGAAACCATGCTGAACGCTTCTCCTTGTGGCTCTCGGTGGTTTCTCTGGACCCCCGTTCGCCGGGCTTGGTGCTCGCGCGGCAGGTCGGGCGGGGCGGCGGGCGCGATGCACGTTACGGAGGGGGATTTTCGGTCGGCGTGACCGCCCCGGCCATCATTTCCGGCGACACATCCACGCGTTTACCCATGGCGGGAGGCAGTTTCGAGAACCGGTCCATGCGTTCATTCAGCATGTCGTACGCCTTGATCTCCTCAAACCCTGGCTTGTGGCTCCCCTTCACCTTCGAGGCGAAGGAGGACAACATCCGGGTCGCACCAAGCTTGTTGCACTGGGGGCAGACCGTATCTTCCGGCCGGGCGTGCATGGATTGGGTGGCTTCGAACTGGTGAGTACATTGTTCGCAGCGATATTCGTAGACCGGCATGGCCGACTCCTTGAATGACGTTCACTGACCCCACTGGGACAGGTGGTCGAGATGACGAGGCGCTCTGTGTGGAAACGCTTGACCCTACGCGTACCTTTGCACTATTGTACCGAATCTGTGTGTCGAAACGCGAGCCACATTTAGAGGAGCGGTTGAAATGCCCCTGTTAATTCGGAAGTACAAAGGAAGCGGCGGTGTGATGCAGGAAGAGCGCATCGACGATCCGGATCGGATCGAGCGGTATATGCGGCTGTTCGAGGATAAGGACGTGAAGAAGCTGGAAAGCGGCGTCAAGACGGTGATCGAGAAGGACGAGTGGCAGCTCCTGCCCTAACGCGACCTCCTAGTTTGATCCCACAATCTCATGCTCATTGCCGTCACGGGGCCGTTGCGGTTCGGTGATGCCTGCGCGTTGCTCTCCCTACGAGATGCATGGTAGGGTTGCGCGGCGACGGTGAGGACGGCGGAATCCGACGGGGTACCATGGTCTATTGGATTCACATTGCGCGAGCGATCGATCGAGTGACGCTGCACCGGGATCGGTGTTCGGAAGTGCCGTCCAGCGTCTCCAGTAGCGATTTTTGGGAGGGCGGCTGGTTCGATTACCCGGACAAGGAGCGCGCGCTGGCGGCCATGGAATTGGCCGGGACCAGCGACGAACGGAAGTGTGCGCTCTGCAAGCCCTAACATCAGGAATGATCATGCGTGAATGTTGATCGGTGAAGGGCGGCCTGTGGGAGACTCCTCCTTCACCGCCCGTCGGTCGTGCGCATTCCGCATCTCCCTTCACCATGCCTCAACTTGCGCTGCTCCTCACAACGATTGTGTGGGGAGCAACGTTTCCGGCCACCAAAGCCGCGCTTGCGCAAATCTCCCCGCTCTCGTTCCTCTTCCTGCGATTTCTGCTC
This window encodes:
- a CDS encoding IPT/TIG domain-containing protein; amino-acid sequence: MRISLPIFFGFAVAFGASFTTVQLGHTQEGAMVEGAGYTMFNTESIKGSDTTKLEKDPVCDRSKRPSIGKVEPDEAKPGDKVTIKGENFGSKECFHGVTFSAAPKDKIEYQFVNESTIEAVVPEAKAGMSFIIVVAGGGSAQSKPLLIQAK
- a CDS encoding substrate-binding domain-containing protein, which codes for MVSRISGLVSMFLVLLGALPASAEVAGTMVIAGHGPEQQVMESLAHAFEKANPRAYLDVVWDDNSKPLEMLKAKQAKIAVTGTSENGYRAVQIAWDGIAIMVHRSNFTKEVSKQEVAELFSGKYKFWADLGGPDTKILLLDRPRNENNRDAFEQLLGITGKIPETTKVIAKDEKVIKTVAGTLPPNSAVTYLSLGQALEAVASGVPVRLLPVDKVEPETPTVKDGRYPLRRPILLLSNNEPDPLVEAFEQFALSDEGQKILGESYTPLPKTSSP
- a CDS encoding zinc ribbon domain-containing protein: MPVYEYRCEQCTHQFEATQSMHARPEDTVCPQCNKLGATRMLSSFASKVKGSHKPGFEEIKAYDMLNERMDRFSKLPPAMGKRVDVSPEMMAGAVTPTENPPP